From Deinococcus terrestris, one genomic window encodes:
- the odhB gene encoding 2-oxoglutarate dehydrogenase complex dihydrolipoyllysine-residue succinyltransferase: MADIKVPVFSESVSEGTLLTWHKKPGDPVKRGEVLAEIETDKVVLEVTAQQDGVLTAIAKQEGDTVLSEEVLGTVGEAGSAPAASTPAAAGADQASGPVAGETSAGGTAVQPDSQGSQGTAPARRDDLSPAVRKIVAEKGLDPAQIPATGPRGNITKEDAVVAAQGGLTYQGPQDAAQPASMREAEGTSGQQPAASSPPAAASTPIPQGARPEQRVPMTRIRARIAERLKDVQNTAALLTTFNEVNMKPAMDLRKKYQDQFVAKHGVKLGFMSLFVRAATEALRQFPVVNASVDGKDIIYHGYYDIGIAVASDRGLVVPILRDTDQMSLAGIEKQIAEYATKARNGKLTMEDMSGGTFSITNGGTFGSMMSTPIINAPQSAILGMHNIIERPIAQNGQVVIAPMMYVALSYDHRIIDGKEAVQFLVTIKNILEDPARMLLEI; the protein is encoded by the coding sequence ATGGCCGACATCAAGGTTCCCGTATTTTCCGAGTCGGTGAGCGAGGGCACGCTCCTGACCTGGCACAAGAAGCCCGGCGACCCCGTCAAGCGCGGCGAGGTCCTGGCCGAGATCGAGACCGACAAGGTCGTGCTGGAGGTCACCGCCCAGCAAGACGGCGTGCTCACGGCCATCGCCAAGCAAGAAGGCGACACCGTGCTCAGCGAGGAAGTGCTGGGCACCGTGGGCGAGGCGGGCAGCGCCCCGGCCGCGAGCACTCCGGCGGCGGCGGGCGCGGACCAGGCCAGCGGCCCCGTCGCGGGTGAGACGAGCGCGGGCGGCACAGCCGTCCAGCCCGACAGCCAGGGGAGCCAGGGCACCGCTCCCGCCCGCCGCGACGACCTCTCCCCCGCCGTCCGCAAGATCGTGGCGGAGAAGGGCTTGGACCCCGCGCAGATTCCCGCGACCGGGCCGAGGGGCAACATCACCAAGGAGGACGCGGTGGTCGCGGCCCAGGGCGGGCTGACCTACCAGGGACCGCAGGACGCCGCGCAGCCCGCCAGTATGCGCGAGGCGGAGGGCACCAGCGGCCAGCAACCAGCGGCCAGCAGCCCGCCCGCCGCCGCAAGCACTCCCATCCCCCAGGGTGCCCGGCCTGAGCAGCGCGTGCCCATGACGCGCATTCGCGCCCGCATCGCCGAGCGCCTCAAGGACGTGCAGAACACCGCCGCGCTGCTGACGACCTTCAACGAGGTCAACATGAAGCCCGCGATGGACCTGCGGAAGAAGTACCAGGACCAGTTCGTCGCCAAGCACGGGGTCAAGCTGGGCTTCATGAGCCTGTTCGTGCGGGCCGCGACCGAGGCCCTGAGGCAGTTCCCGGTCGTCAATGCCAGCGTAGACGGCAAGGACATCATCTACCACGGCTACTACGACATCGGCATCGCGGTGGCGTCCGACCGTGGGCTGGTGGTGCCCATCCTGCGCGACACCGACCAGATGAGCCTCGCGGGCATCGAGAAGCAGATCGCCGAGTACGCGACCAAGGCGCGGAACGGCAAGCTCACGATGGAGGACATGTCGGGCGGCACCTTTTCCATCACGAACGGCGGCACCTTCGGGTCCATGATGAGCACCCCGATCATCAATGCACCCCAGAGCGCGATTCTGGGGATGCACAACATCATCGAGCGCCCGATTGCCCAGAACGGTCAGGTCGTGATCGCCCCGATGATGTACGTGGCTCTGAGCTACGACCACCGCATCATCGACGGCAAGGAGGCCGTGCAGTTCCTCGTTACCATCAAGAACATCCTCGAGGACCCGGCGCGGATGCTGCTGGAGATCTGA
- a CDS encoding DUF2268 domain-containing putative Zn-dependent protease (predicted Zn-dependent protease with a strongly conserved HExxH motif): MANVLHLMNAGGLLPDPLADEVREVAGAALTRHAARLEVDGVDVAVRVAPWTLPETGVLGYAPLPHFVDITLTPDNPNFAGGWRTELPATLAHELHHARRWRGPGYGTTLLEALVSEGLAQHYEAGERGGPPPYASISADLDRLWKRAQPLLDSAEYALGYELVRRFLVRQGGNAVIWADAPAEEFRDAWNS; this comes from the coding sequence ATGGCGAACGTGCTGCACCTGATGAACGCGGGCGGGCTGCTCCCCGACCCATTGGCCGACGAGGTGCGCGAGGTGGCCGGAGCTGCCCTCACCCGGCACGCGGCGCGGCTGGAAGTGGACGGGGTGGACGTGGCCGTGCGGGTCGCGCCGTGGACCCTGCCCGAGACGGGCGTGCTGGGATACGCTCCCCTGCCGCACTTCGTGGACATCACGCTGACGCCGGACAATCCGAACTTTGCGGGCGGCTGGCGCACCGAGCTTCCCGCCACCCTCGCCCACGAACTGCACCACGCGCGGCGCTGGCGGGGGCCGGGGTACGGCACGACGCTCCTGGAAGCCCTGGTCTCGGAGGGACTGGCGCAGCATTACGAGGCCGGGGAACGGGGCGGGCCGCCGCCCTACGCCAGCATTTCTGCCGATCTGGACAGGCTATGGAAGCGGGCGCAACCTCTACTGGACTCCGCTGAGTACGCCCTCGGTTATGAGCTGGTCCGCCGCTTCCTCGTCCGGCAGGGCGGGAACGCCGTGATCTGGGCCGACGCCCCCGCCGAGGAGTTCCGGGACGCCTGGAATAGTTAA
- a CDS encoding ribonuclease H family protein — MNHAYVDASWHETEGGHGVGGWGLILLRPGTLPVGYQGQMAAPDNNAAELRAVLEAVRHAPPGEGLSVHTDNEAVIASVGRGRGPWLLADLAREVMDEAEARGVALRVGYTPRTRRHMLSAHDLANAARRGLSVPALEGPQAEVLIEQRPAVPEARVSLRRPGERVTAHVPLDPLSDVPPSAQALLAAITLARPGEHLTVRRASKLAQALWQRPERALLPGAHSALAQARQAADGQGVEVQFQGMA, encoded by the coding sequence ATGAACCACGCCTACGTGGACGCGAGCTGGCACGAGACGGAGGGCGGACACGGCGTGGGCGGCTGGGGCCTGATCCTGCTGAGGCCGGGGACCCTGCCGGTGGGCTACCAGGGCCAGATGGCGGCCCCCGACAACAACGCGGCCGAGTTGCGGGCGGTGCTGGAAGCCGTGCGGCACGCTCCCCCCGGCGAGGGGCTGAGCGTGCACACCGACAACGAGGCCGTGATCGCCTCGGTGGGGCGGGGGCGGGGGCCGTGGCTGCTGGCGGACCTCGCGCGGGAGGTTATGGACGAGGCCGAGGCGCGGGGCGTCGCCCTGCGGGTGGGCTACACGCCGCGCACCCGGCGACACATGCTCTCGGCGCATGACCTCGCCAATGCCGCCCGCCGGGGCCTGAGCGTGCCCGCGCTGGAGGGGCCACAGGCGGAAGTGCTGATTGAGCAGCGCCCCGCCGTCCCCGAAGCCCGCGTGAGCCTGCGCCGTCCGGGCGAGCGGGTCACGGCGCATGTGCCGCTGGACCCCCTCTCGGACGTGCCGCCCAGCGCCCAGGCCCTGCTCGCGGCGATCACGCTGGCGCGGCCCGGCGAGCACCTGACCGTACGCCGGGCCAGCAAACTCGCGCAGGCGCTGTGGCAGCGGCCCGAGCGGGCGCTGCTGCCGGGAGCGCACTCGGCGCTCGCCCAGGCGCGGCAGGCGGCCGACGGGCAGGGGGTAGAGGTGCAGTTTCAGGGGATGGCGTGA
- a CDS encoding metal-dependent hydrolase, with protein MELRFLGHSTFLLSHGGHRVLIDPFLAGNPQCPVSLEEALGWNLSAVLISHAHGDHWGNALDFGRAGVPVIGTAEIGGYAAANGATNAVGANIGGTVRGEWGSVYFTPAWHSSSFPDGTYGGMPTGLVVEMGGRRVYHAGDTSLFSDMRLIGDRGLDAALLPIGDHYTMGPEEAGRTLELLRPRVAVPMHYGTFPPLTGDPQVFAAAGQAQGVDVRVLGPGERAEL; from the coding sequence ATGGAACTGCGTTTTCTGGGCCACAGCACCTTCCTGCTCTCGCACGGGGGGCACCGCGTCCTGATCGACCCCTTCCTCGCGGGGAATCCGCAGTGCCCGGTCAGCCTGGAAGAAGCGCTGGGCTGGAACCTCAGCGCCGTCCTGATCAGCCACGCGCACGGCGACCACTGGGGGAACGCCCTGGACTTCGGGCGGGCCGGAGTGCCGGTCATCGGCACTGCCGAGATCGGTGGGTACGCGGCGGCGAACGGGGCCACGAATGCGGTCGGCGCGAACATTGGCGGCACCGTGCGCGGCGAGTGGGGCAGCGTGTATTTCACCCCTGCGTGGCATTCCTCCTCCTTCCCCGACGGCACCTACGGGGGGATGCCCACCGGATTGGTCGTGGAGATGGGCGGCAGGCGTGTCTACCACGCGGGCGACACCTCCCTCTTTTCCGACATGCGCCTGATCGGGGACCGAGGGCTGGACGCGGCCCTCCTCCCCATCGGCGACCACTACACCATGGGGCCGGAGGAAGCCGGGCGCACGCTGGAACTGCTGCGCCCCCGCGTGGCTGTGCCTATGCACTACGGCACCTTCCCGCCCCTGACCGGCGACCCGCAGGTTTTCGCGGCGGCGGGGCAGGCGCAGGGGGTAGACGTGCGGGTGCTGGGGCCGGGGGAAAGGGCGGAGCTGTAA
- the pyrE gene encoding orotate phosphoribosyltransferase: MDVLALYREAGAYHEGHFLLASGRHSPKFLQSTTVLQYPHLTEQIGQALAQKVEEAGLSPRLVVGPAMGGVVLAYEVARHLPESRAIFAEKDGQGGMKVREAFRLEPGEPFIAVEDVLTTGGSVLKAVRAVEALGGQCVAVACIVDRRAEEGPLARYPLVSLTRLTFDTYAPDEVPEWLAQVPLQEI; this comes from the coding sequence ATGGACGTTCTGGCCCTCTACCGCGAGGCGGGCGCGTACCACGAGGGGCATTTCCTGCTCGCCTCGGGCCGCCACTCGCCCAAGTTCCTGCAATCCACCACCGTGCTGCAGTACCCGCACCTCACCGAGCAAATCGGGCAGGCGCTCGCCCAGAAGGTGGAGGAGGCTGGCCTGTCCCCCCGCCTTGTCGTCGGCCCCGCGATGGGCGGCGTGGTCCTCGCCTACGAGGTGGCCCGCCACCTGCCGGAGAGTCGCGCGATTTTCGCAGAGAAAGACGGCCAGGGCGGGATGAAGGTCCGCGAGGCGTTCCGCCTTGAGCCGGGCGAACCCTTCATCGCTGTGGAGGACGTGCTGACGACCGGAGGCAGTGTCCTGAAGGCCGTTCGCGCGGTGGAGGCGCTCGGCGGGCAGTGCGTGGCGGTCGCCTGCATCGTGGACCGCCGGGCGGAGGAGGGGCCGCTCGCGAGGTATCCGCTCGTCTCGTTGACCCGCCTGACCTTTGACACCTATGCCCCGGACGAGGTGCCGGAGTGGTTGGCGCAGGTGCCCTTGCAGGAAATTTAA